The following is a genomic window from Methanoplanus sp. FWC-SCC4.
TAATTTTACATTATCATGTGCAGTGTTCACAAGCGCGTCTGCGACTTCTTTTTTAAGATCCAGTTTTTTAAGAGTTGCTTCCTCATCTATGAGAATATCTTCAAAAACCGGGAAAAGAGCTCCATATTCATGATAGAATTTGGACTCCAGCTCGTCAGTTGATGAACCTGAGGCTTCTGAAATGAAACTTATCCATTTCTTTGCTTTCTGCTCATTCTTCCACTCATGGATCTTGTCTTTGCGCTGGTGCTCATTGACATCTTTTAGAGAGAGATCAATATGTCCACGACTTTTATTTACATGGAGGACTTTGCAGACTACTTTCTGTCCTTCACGAACAAAGTCACGAATATGTTTTATCCACCCACGTGCAATTTCGGCTATTGGAATAAGCCCTTCATGGTTTTCATACTCGTCCAGTGTAACAAATGCAACAAAGTCTTTTACATTTGTCACTGTGCAAACAACAAGTTCACCCTCTTCAGGCCATTCTCTCTCAGTCATAACAATATATTTACTCGTGTTCAGCAATAATCTCTGCCTTTATGTCTGCATTTCCACCTTTTGGTTCTGCAAGGACTTTTCCGCAAACTATGCAGTCTACAACTGTGCTTGCTCTCTGGAATACCTTCTGCTCATTTTCGCAGTCAGGGCATTTTACTGTAAAAAATTTTGTTCTGTTTTCTCTGTTTACACGAACCATTTATATTCACTCCTTAAGTTCAAATTTACCTGCTTTTACGCCGCTTCTCAAATGTGCTTTACCACATACTGTGCAACGGTATCTTACGTTAATTCTCTTAGTTGGTTTGTCTCCACCAGGTACTTTTGAGAATTTACCCATGTTTCCTACTTTGCTTCTGCGACCTTTCTGGCGGTCGATCCAGTGTAAGTGAAGATCACGGCCTTTCTTTACTTTCTCGACCTCGTGGATCTCATGTTTTCTGCAGTATGGACAGTATGTCTTGAACTTCGTTGGCATTTTCATAAAACTTATAGCCCCTTTGAATTGGATATTAACCGAAATGAGTTTGGATTCATCACGGTCTGATGAGAACTACCCTCCGGGCAGTCTTCACAATAAATCTCATTATTATTTGCTAACTCTGATATTTAAGGCTATGTTGCGCCCACAGAGTACTGATGAATTTGGGTGTGGCAATGTTACAATATCTTCTTTCGACAGATTGTAAATATGTCCGTCTATTCCCATAAATGATTCAATGTTCTCTTTTATGTAAATAGTGTCAAAGACATGCTCTCTTCCGCTTTCTGAAGTATCTTCATCATGAACATCCATGTTAGATAAATTCTGGTTTTGTGCTGCTTCAATTTGCGTTGGTGATGACTGTTTGTTCTCATAAATTGCCGTTTCATCCCTTGCTTTGGAGATTTCAGGATAACCTTTTGGGATCTCAGGTTCTGTTAATTTTTTCCGGCAATTTCCTATGGAATGGAGAATTTCATCAAACATTTCCTTTTCTGTAGGAATCATCATTTCCAATTCATTTTTGTCGACTTTTCCGCTTTCAATTTGATAAGCAGCAAGCTTAATTATTTTCTTAAACCTTTCGTCAATTATTGCCTGAATAAGTGATCGCAAACTCTCGATTTCTTCAATAAGTTCACTTCCCCTTTTTGTCATAAAAAGATCAATGGATTTCCCTTCTTCGTATAACTCGGAGAGATACTCCTGAGCCATTTTAAAAGTGTCCGGAGTGATTTGGGATAGTTTGCCGCTTTCACGTTCATCAAGAGCTATTAATCTTAAATAATCAAAATCCATTTACTTTTTCCCTCCTCCTGCATATTCAGCAATTCCCCTTGCACATAGGAAAACTCCAAGTGCTTCAGGTACAGAATTGATTCCTTTTTCAACAGAATATTTGTTGCCTAATATAGGCATAGTGAGGCCGAAAGCCGCATTTATTTTTATGGGATTTTCTCCAAAGAAAACCGCATCAATAAGTGGATCAAAGCTTTCGAGTTCTTTTATACTTATGTTAAGTACACGAAAACCACTGCCTCCGTGAAGAGATCCCGGCATTCTGATAAGACGTTTTATATCCGTTGTTACCGGCTCGTCTGTAAGGGCGGCTTTTTCCTTCAATATCTCGGCAAAACCACTCTCTTCCTGCGTGACAATCGCGCGAAGAACTCTGTTAATTATTATCTTTTTTTCAGGTTTTTTTAGTCTGTTAATTAAACCGCCGGAAGACTTGAGGAAATCATCTGCTGAATCCTTGCCAATACCTTTTATTGAAGATATTTTTTTTATGGCTTCATCACGTTCACTTTTCCTCAATGCCTGAAGATATTCAATGATGGAATTACGATAACGCGCAGGCCATCCTTTAATCTCCATACTTTTTCTTTCCCTGAGCATGATTTCGGGATCAAGACCTGTTCCACAAACGTAATCAACAATTTCACGTCTTTCAGCGCTTGTCCAGCCTCTTACTTCCAGATTCTTAATGTGAAGGTGATATCCTCTCCCTCCTGAAAAAACAAGATTGATATCTTTTTGTGAAAAACCCAGTTCGTGAGTCAGCATGTCGATAATTTTCAGGGTTTCTTCTTTGACTCTTTCCAGCATTTCATCATATGAACCGCGCACGATATGATCTGCATCAAGATCAAAAATGAGATCTGCTCCGGACCATATTTTGTCCTGCATTGTTCCTGCTGAAGGGAGGGCATAATAGGCTGTGGAATAATAAACATGGCGGGGAATCATTGATTTGATGTAGTTTTCCACTTCATCGCGTGTGGAAAAAGCCACATGTCTTTTCATCCTTACTTCTGCAGATTGGTCAAAGAATATAAATCCCCATTCGCGTTGCTCAAGTGCTGTGGGGGTGTCAATTATGGCTTTTTGATAATAGTCTGAAAATTTTTGTTTGAGGTATTCATTTGTGGCGGCATTCATGCAAGTTCCTTTATCATATATGGGCCTCTTCTCTCATAACCACGCTTTTTGTAATAGGGTCTTACACCAATACCACTCATTATTGCAACTTGTTTGTAACCTTTTTCTTTTGCAATTTCTTCAGCCTTTTTTAAGAGGCGGTCACCGTAACTTTTGTGCTGCCACTGGTATCCCTTTGGTGTATCCGCCAGCGGCACTAGAGCACCATACACATGAAGTTCGCGAACCAGGGCTGCTTCTTTTAGTTCATCTCTCCATAGCGGGTCTGCGAGCCTCAGCCGTATGAATCCGATAAGTGCATCATTGGCAGTTGCCTGAATGAAATATTCCTCTCCGTTGCAGCATTGGTATTTCAGAATCTCTATTGAAGGCTCTTCTGTAACAATATTTCTGCCTGCTTCCCTGCATCTTATGCATCGACATTTACCGCCTTTTTCAATAAGACGGTTTTTCGCAAGTTGCCTGAAATTGCTGAAATGCGATCCCGCAACAATAAGCTTTGCAGGAATGTCACGTTGTACTCTTTGAAGACGTACATATTCGGGAAGTTTTGATTTACCATAAGCAATCAGATCAATAAGCTTGTCTTCATCGTAAATACTGTATTCCCCCTTTTCCCACAATGATTCTATCTCGGAACCGGGGGTTACCAGTGTTGGATATATTTTGAGAAAATCGGGACAAAAGCGCTCATCTGTGAAGAGCGTATCAAACATTTTTTTATCATCTTCTATTGTTGCCGAGGGAAGGTTTGGCATAATGTGAAATCCCACCTTTATCCCTGCGTCACGCAACAGGCAGTTTGCTTCAACACTGTCTGCTACAAGATGGCCCCTACGGTTATAATCAAGAATTCTATCCTCAATCTGCTGGACACCAAGTTCAACTTTTGTAACTCCAAGTGAAAGCATTTTGTTTATATGATCTTTTTTACACCAGTCCGGGCGTGTTTCAAAAGTTACGGCAATGCATCTTACCCTTGATGTTTCATTTTCTCTGCAAAGCTCTTCAAAGGTGAAAATATCACCTCTGTTCTCTTTGCCATATTCATTCATTGCCCGGATACATGTTCGCATGAACCATTCCTGATACTCAGGTTCACGTGCGGTCATTGTCCCGCCCATTACAATTAATTCGGCCTTGTCAATATGATGACCAAGCTCTTCAAATTGTTTTAATCTGGCCTGAACCTGAACGTAAGGGTCGTATTCAAGCTGACGTGCACGCAGGGCGGCCGGTTCTTCTCCCGTATAGCTTTGTGGAGATTTGAATAACGGGTTTTCAGGCCCGCCAGGACATGGAAGACAGATCCCATGCGGACATTTGTGTGGCGATGTCATTACTGCAACCGGTGCAACACCTGAGATTGTTCTTGCAGGTTTTACCTGAAGATAGGCTCTTAAGATTTCTTTTTCTTCGTCTGTGGCAGACGAGAAGATATCTGAATTTCGGGGAAATGAATTCAAAGAATACTTTTTTGCAACTGATGCTTTGATCTTTTGAACATCAGCAGGAGATTTTGCATCTGATAAAATTCGGGAAATGATTTCCCTGAAAATAGGTGATTTATCTGTTGAGTTAGTTTTCAACGGCAACCTCTTCAGAAACTGTACCTGAAGTGTACTCAACTGATGGCGCATGACCATTTTGAATATAACCTACGAGTTCTTCCCCAAGAGTGAGAATAGCCTCTTTGTGGCATATCTTATTTTTGTGAATATGAACAGGTGAAATATTCAGCTGGTCATATTTTTCTGTCACTATTTCTTCGTTGTTTACTGATTCATAATACTTTTTCACCTGAACCAGAAGCATATGTAAATGAAGTAATTCCTCCTTCTGCACTTGATCACCAATCCTTAAAAAATACTACAATCCTAACAAGATATAATTTATTGGTGATCTTTATATTTGATTATTTGCGGGCATCCGGAACATTGGCAGGGCTGGCAATTGGAGATGCACTTGGCGCGCCCTTGGAATGCCTTCCTCCTAAAAAGAAGGCCGTTATGGATATGATTTCCGGCGGCGTACATTGCATGGACAGTGGCTCCATAACAGATGATACTTTACAGGCGCTGGCCATTATGGACTCATTAATCCAAAATAATGGTTTTTACATTGATGACGTTGCAGTGCGACTTCTTGAATCGTATCTAGATAACAGACATTTTTTTGGGCCCACCTCTTCTAAGGTTTTTGATGATATGCTAAAAGGAAGGCATTATTTATCTTCCTCTAAAGAGATTTACGAATCCGGTGGTGGGAGGAGCAATGGCAGTGTAATGAGGGGGGCGCCTATAGGGATCTTTTTCTCTCCGGAAAAAGTCCGTTATTACAGTATTTTATGTTCACAGATTACCCATTATAATCCTGTGGCATGTGAATGTTCAGCTTTTTTCAACGGTATGATTAGCAGATTATGCAGGGGAAAAGAGCGTAGTGAAGCATACTTTGAATCCCTTAATGAGTGCCGGAATAGTGAGGTAATAAAAAGACTTTCATGCCCCAAAAAGTATGACCTGGTTCCTTCTATTGATGCTCTTGATGCCACCCACTGCGCGGCATCAGTTTTTATAAAATCATCTTCTTTTGAGAGTGCATTGATTTCCGGAATAAATTTAGGAGGAGATGCTGATACTGTCGGTGCTTTATGTGGTGCACTTGCCGGTGCTTACTGGGGCTTTGATGCAATTCCCAAAAAATGGATTGTCGGATTAAAGGATATTGAGAAAATAGAATATTTTTTTTCAGGACTTTATGAATTATCAGATGATCTGTCTGGTTGAGGGTGTCAGTTCCACTTTTTTCAGAGTCCTTCCTTTTACACAGATAATTTCAGTTTCATCATTAATTTTTGAAATCAGGTATCTTTTATTTTCAATTATGCCTTCTGGAAAACAAAGATCATAGTTGTCGCATGCATGTTCCGTGCATACCTGTTCAAAAGTTATTTCTGAGTTTAATATTGCTTTTTTAGCGTCTATCAGTGCATTAACCGGGGATTCTATAACTTCAACGGCACAAACTCCTTCATGATGGACATTGCAGGAATGCACATTTTGACCTCTTAATGCTACAATTTTGTAGCGTTTTTTAGGCTCAAGATTATTGCATACCTTATGCATTCTGCAACCTTCACACTCTGGAAGTTCTCCTTTGTAAATAAATTCAAGTCCTGTTCTGGCCAGAGCTTTTCCAATGAGTGTTATTTTTATTAAGTCTTCACCCATTATTCTGTCACTCCGTATAAAGCATTTTCACAAGTTTTTCCGCACATTCTCTCTCAAGTCCCATATCAAGAATTGTGAATCTTTCAGGTCTTATCTTTTTTGCCATCAGAAGTGCTTCAACTGCTGTGTTGTCGTCAATTCCAAGACCTTTTGGAGTTGTCGGTGCTCCGATGTCCTTAAGTGATTTCCTGATCTCGCGCCAGTTTCCTCCGTGCAGGTACATTGTCATTATCGAACCAACACCGCATTGTTCACCGTGTAGCCCGATATTTGGTGAAAGCATATCAAGAGCGTGACTGAATTTATGTTCGCCGCCTGATGCAGGTCTGGATGAACCTGCGATACTCATTGCAACTCCTGACGATACAAGTGCTTTTATAACCAACCATGCGCCTTCTTCAGACCCCGGATAAATCAAATTTGAGTTTTTGACAAGTATTTCAGCGGTCATTTTTGAGAGTGCTATTGCGTACTCGCTTATTGGCTCACCCTTTATCCTGTGTGACAGTTCCCAGTCAAGAATTGCGGTATAATTTGATATGATATCGGCGCATCCCGAAGCCATAAGCTTGTGAGGCGCCTTTGCAATAATTTCCGTATCCGCGACAATTGCAATGGGGGGATGGGCATCAAGGGATACACTTCCTTCTTTCATCGGAACAGAAGCACGCGATGAGGCAATCCCGTCATGGGATGCTGCCGTAGGAACACTGATAAACTGTCTCTCAAGGTTGTAAGATGCTATTTTTGCGATATCTATTGCTTTTCCGCCACCCACTCCAACCAGAAAATCCATCCCTTCAGCAGCCTGCTCAGCGTCTTTAATTATCTGTGGGGAGATACTTTTTGCATAGAATGTCTGGACATCGCAGTTCTCTTCCAAGAGTTCTTTTGCATGTCCCCCAGCGGCTTTCATAGTACTTTCGCCTGCAATTATAAGCGCAGACTTTCCCAGATGTAAATCCTGGCATACCTTTGGCAGCTGTTCTATCACATCATGGCCTATTAAGACGTCCCTTGGCATCTGAAGCCATTTGGATTTATCAAATTGTGGATTTTTGAGTACCTTTATACTATCT
Proteins encoded in this region:
- a CDS encoding translation initiation factor IF-2 subunit alpha, whose amino-acid sequence is MTEREWPEEGELVVCTVTNVKDFVAFVTLDEYENHEGLIPIAEIARGWIKHIRDFVREGQKVVCKVLHVNKSRGHIDLSLKDVNEHQRKDKIHEWKNEQKAKKWISFISEASGSSTDELESKFYHEYGALFPVFEDILIDEEATLKKLDLKKEVADALVNTAHDNVKLPKVTITGTLILTSNKPDGVNVIRRALRSAQPTIENVEIELVYVGAPKYRVKVTAPDYKQAEKAINKVAKSAIGVMERAEGEGKFIRKQRPGKN
- a CDS encoding 30S ribosomal protein S27e; the encoded protein is MVRVNRENRTKFFTVKCPDCENEQKVFQRASTVVDCIVCGKVLAEPKGGNADIKAEIIAEHE
- a CDS encoding 50S ribosomal protein L44e — protein: MKMPTKFKTYCPYCRKHEIHEVEKVKKGRDLHLHWIDRQKGRRSKVGNMGKFSKVPGGDKPTKRINVRYRCTVCGKAHLRSGVKAGKFELKE
- the priS gene encoding DNA primase catalytic subunit PriS codes for the protein MNAATNEYLKQKFSDYYQKAIIDTPTALEQREWGFIFFDQSAEVRMKRHVAFSTRDEVENYIKSMIPRHVYYSTAYYALPSAGTMQDKIWSGADLIFDLDADHIVRGSYDEMLERVKEETLKIIDMLTHELGFSQKDINLVFSGGRGYHLHIKNLEVRGWTSAERREIVDYVCGTGLDPEIMLRERKSMEIKGWPARYRNSIIEYLQALRKSERDEAIKKISSIKGIGKDSADDFLKSSGGLINRLKKPEKKIIINRVLRAIVTQEESGFAEILKEKAALTDEPVTTDIKRLIRMPGSLHGGSGFRVLNISIKELESFDPLIDAVFFGENPIKINAAFGLTMPILGNKYSVEKGINSVPEALGVFLCARGIAEYAGGGKK
- a CDS encoding tRNA uridine(34) 5-carboxymethylaminomethyl modification radical SAM/GNAT enzyme Elp3 produces the protein MRHQLSTLQVQFLKRLPLKTNSTDKSPIFREIISRILSDAKSPADVQKIKASVAKKYSLNSFPRNSDIFSSATDEEKEILRAYLQVKPARTISGVAPVAVMTSPHKCPHGICLPCPGGPENPLFKSPQSYTGEEPAALRARQLEYDPYVQVQARLKQFEELGHHIDKAELIVMGGTMTAREPEYQEWFMRTCIRAMNEYGKENRGDIFTFEELCRENETSRVRCIAVTFETRPDWCKKDHINKMLSLGVTKVELGVQQIEDRILDYNRRGHLVADSVEANCLLRDAGIKVGFHIMPNLPSATIEDDKKMFDTLFTDERFCPDFLKIYPTLVTPGSEIESLWEKGEYSIYDEDKLIDLIAYGKSKLPEYVRLQRVQRDIPAKLIVAGSHFSNFRQLAKNRLIEKGGKCRCIRCREAGRNIVTEEPSIEILKYQCCNGEEYFIQATANDALIGFIRLRLADPLWRDELKEAALVRELHVYGALVPLADTPKGYQWQHKSYGDRLLKKAEEIAKEKGYKQVAIMSGIGVRPYYKKRGYERRGPYMIKELA
- a CDS encoding UPF0058 family protein, encoding MQKEELLHLHMLLVQVKKYYESVNNEEIVTEKYDQLNISPVHIHKNKICHKEAILTLGEELVGYIQNGHAPSVEYTSGTVSEEVAVEN
- a CDS encoding ADP-ribosylglycohydrolase family protein, producing MAGLAIGDALGAPLECLPPKKKAVMDMISGGVHCMDSGSITDDTLQALAIMDSLIQNNGFYIDDVAVRLLESYLDNRHFFGPTSSKVFDDMLKGRHYLSSSKEIYESGGGRSNGSVMRGAPIGIFFSPEKVRYYSILCSQITHYNPVACECSAFFNGMISRLCRGKERSEAYFESLNECRNSEVIKRLSCPKKYDLVPSIDALDATHCAASVFIKSSSFESALISGINLGGDADTVGALCGALAGAYWGFDAIPKKWIVGLKDIEKIEYFFSGLYELSDDLSG
- a CDS encoding UPF0179 family protein; this translates as MGEDLIKITLIGKALARTGLEFIYKGELPECEGCRMHKVCNNLEPKKRYKIVALRGQNVHSCNVHHEGVCAVEVIESPVNALIDAKKAILNSEITFEQVCTEHACDNYDLCFPEGIIENKRYLISKINDETEIICVKGRTLKKVELTPSTRQII
- a CDS encoding NAD(P)-dependent glycerol-1-phosphate dehydrogenase → MSADSIKVLKNPQFDKSKWLQMPRDVLIGHDVIEQLPKVCQDLHLGKSALIIAGESTMKAAGGHAKELLEENCDVQTFYAKSISPQIIKDAEQAAEGMDFLVGVGGGKAIDIAKIASYNLERQFISVPTAASHDGIASSRASVPMKEGSVSLDAHPPIAIVADTEIIAKAPHKLMASGCADIISNYTAILDWELSHRIKGEPISEYAIALSKMTAEILVKNSNLIYPGSEEGAWLVIKALVSSGVAMSIAGSSRPASGGEHKFSHALDMLSPNIGLHGEQCGVGSIMTMYLHGGNWREIRKSLKDIGAPTTPKGLGIDDNTAVEALLMAKKIRPERFTILDMGLERECAEKLVKMLYTE